From the genome of Dermacentor andersoni chromosome 3, qqDerAnde1_hic_scaffold, whole genome shotgun sequence:
GAGCACAGTAATCAACTCCATGCTACAAGATAAAATTTTGCCCAGTGGTTTGGGACACACCACAAATTGCTTTCTTCAAGTAGAAGGATCAGACAGCTCTGAAGCATATCTGTTGACTGAGGACTCCAGTGAGCCGAAGAATGTAGAGGTACAGTCTAGGGTTTTGTTTTTAAGTTCACCAGAACTTCGTAACAAAAATTGATTTTCAGGCGATACATGTAAAGGCAGCTTGTGTTAGCAGTCGTTTCTCGTCTATTGTTCTTAAACTGTGCTCTTTATTTTGCATTAATTGCTATCTTTCATGTTCTTGTAGTCTGTGCTGCAGCTCGCCAATGCACTAAACTCTGAATCACTTGGCGAGAGTGCACTGGTAAGGATCTTCTGGCCGAAGGACAGATGCAATCTTCTGCGTGATGATGTAGTTCTCGTTGACAGGTATGAGCTCGCCTATCACTTGCATTTGTATGCTCTTGCTGGTAGGCGCCATAATTGCAGTCAGTCACTTTTGGTGAAACTCGCGTTTTGGGACACAACATGCAGTGCTATGCCTCACTGGAGGTCTATGATGGGTATCCTGTCAATTCACTTGAGAACTAGGCGACATGAAAATAATGCCCTTGGAGTGGTGTGTCATTAATTTCATCTTACTTGCTTTGTCTGGTTTGGCTGATCGGTGTGCTTTAAAGATAATATACTGAAAGCTGTTGAATGAAAACACTGTCCCAGTGTTGTGAATTTCTGGTCCGTAGATGCAGTATTATTTTCTAATATTGTCTCATTGATAAAGGCAAACCATATCGCGGTCTGCCTCCTTACGTGCACAAAGATTATCTTTCAGCTGCCAGTGGTTGTGCTTGTATTTTATAGCACACCTTTGTTTTTTTGCCAGGCTGTTAATAATGTATTACGTTATAAACTGTGCTTGAACTAGCTATAATGCAAGTACGATTATTTTGTGCTCAAATTGGTTGTTTTGCAGTGAGGCACTTACATACGCTCCCTACTTTTCTATAAGGAATGCTACGTCATGCTAACAATGCACGTGCCGTTCTTGACCTGTGCCGTTCTTAACCTGGGAAGGTACCAAGCACACAGcattaaagaaagtaaatgcaagCAAGACAGGCGGCATTTATTGTTGTAGGACAAAGATACGCCCCAAAGCGTGTAAACTGTTTTCAGAGTGCAGATGTGACGAAAAATTTTGATGTATACCATATTTATTTTCAGCCCTGGCATCGATGTGTCCCCAAATCTTGATTTGTGGATTGACAAGCACTGCTTGGATGCTGATGTGTTTGTGCTTGTGGCGAACGCTGAGTCTACTTTGATGGTTACTGTAAGTCGTTTGGCAATCAGCATTCACTTCTAAGTGACAAAACTGTATTTCGGACAATGCTTCTAATGAATTTCAtctgcaacttcttttttttttttttgtcgacgaGGATGCCTAACAGATTCTAGAGTCTCTTAACTGCTGTATTAGTAAAATCTTCCATTTCAGCAAAATCACCAGTGCCTCCGATAATACTAGAAATTGCAACTTTTAATCATATGTTGAATTATACACAAGTACACATTTTGTATTAAAAACATTGAGCATTGTTCTAAAAGGTATGCATTAAGCACTTTGCCATTGTCACAAACATTTGCCATAGATATGTCTTTCTTGTATCTGTAGCATTGCTACCATAGTGACTGATGCTTCTAGACTTAAAAATGCCACTTAAAAATATTTGATCTTGGAATTTTTTGTAGCATATCTTGAACAAGATTCACAAGATCTTTTAGTTAATTCTTGGAGGTTTAGAACATTGGTTTAACAGAATGCTTGCAAGGAAAAAATGTGAACACTGTTCTGGCATTACCATGGCAACAACGTTTATGTGCATATCGAAAGGGAAACGCTACTACCAAAGTTGTCTATGCTGTGCTTCCAGGAAAAGAACTTCTTTCACAAGGTCAGCGAGCGCCTTTCGAAGCCAAACATATTCATCCTTAACAATCGCTGGGATGCATCAGCGTCagagccggagatcattgagaaGGCAAGTAGGACTCGCATGTTTAGTATGTACTTTGGCTACACATTAGTAGTTACCGTATAGTATAGGAAAGTAAAAGAGAACATTGTCaaagttatctattttcactgcccATGAATGTGCTACatgcgcttttctttctttacacatATGTCACTTTCCCCACAGGTACGAAAACAACACCTGGAGCGAAACCTTGCATTCTTGGTGGACGAGTTGAAAGTTGCCAATCGCCAGCAAGCTGAGGACAGGGTGTTCTTCGTGTCGGCACGGGAGGTCCTCAATGCCAGGCTGCGCAAGCAGCAGGGCCTACCCCAGCATTGTAAGCTTGGCACTCGTGTTTCCTCTGTGCGCTGTTGTACATTCGTCTTTGCACATGAACCTTTCTAAGCAATGTAGTCTTCCATACCTTTATAGGGGCCCTGCAATGCTTTTCTAAGGCAACCATTCTTGCTCTAACGTACTCTTCTTAGCATGTCAAAGAACTAAGAACAAAGGGAATTAGAATAATCAACGCACGCAAACCCCAGTTACAGACCGCAGAAACTTTAAAGCACGGGCAAAATGAGAACTACCGTTGTCTTGAACTTCCGTAGCTCTGGATGCCACATTTCACTCGCCTATGACATAGAACTGTGGTGCCCAATAGCAGCAGAGCATCGAAGTTACGTATCAGAAGTTGGTGTGCCGTGGTTGCCAGACCTGCTCAGTTTTCTGATGGCATGGCCATGGCTTTCGACGTCTGTTGGTGCACGGTcctgtctcggaggccatgatgtCACTTCTGTGGTTGCAGCAGCTTCCGTGAGATGCACGTTGGAGCACCACATGCTCTGCATGTTGATGGCATCGTTTCCAATATTAAAACACCTTGCACTTGAATTAAAGACTGTAAAATGTAATGACATAGTTTTTTTGTTGTACTCTGAATATTGCACATACATAAATAAGACAACACATTTTTAACCAATAATAATACTGCCACACATCAACACCTTGTCCATCGCATGAAGTGCACAGAAATGCCACATTGTGATGCTGCTATCTGTGTTGGCCAGCAACCTTTTCAACAGCATTGCAGGAACCCTTTAACCACTACAGTGAGATTTACAGTTATTAAGTGAAATAATACAGCAAATGGTCCCTCTTTTTCTGGTCTCTCAGAATGTGTCGTCGTTAAGAAAAGAAAGTTGTCCATTATGGCCATGACCTGAACAGTCATTAGGACTTGGGGCTTTGCTTCAATCATTTGCATTGGCCTAGCCCTGTTTGATATTGTGAAGATGCTAGAGGCTCTAGAGGGCCACATATTCTTTAAAATTAGGCCAGTGCCAGCATCCAGAATTGAGTACTTCATGTCTGTTGGTAAGGACACACTGGACTACATTTTCCTGAGAGGCAGTACTTTTCCGTATTGCGTATgaaatactttcaagcagcaactttcttattttcttatttattacTTCCTTCCATACTTGCACACTCTCTAGCATTACCTTACTGATGGAGGGAAAAACTTGTTTCAGTGCTTTCCTGTACAATTAATGGAAAAACAGGTCATTGAACAAGGCCACATACACTAAACATGCTGTTGGGTGGTTCCTCCCTTTGTCATTCCTTCTGTGCGAGTTGCAACCCATCAAAACTATAGTCTTGCTGCAACATGGCCAGACCTTTAACTCCTGGTGACATTTCCCTGCGCTCAATCAGTAACTGTAAAAGTGATAACTAACACCTTCCTGTGGGGTTTAATAAATAAGAACAAGGTTAAGATGAAAATGTACCTATATAGCATAATAGGAACTACTGAATGGATAACGCATACAAATGGGCAGAATACAGAAGCACAGCATAAAATGGTACCACTTCTTCCCAGATTGGAACGCTGAGATCACAAAAGCCTCGGAGAATGAACTTATATGGCAGTTATTATATTCTGACCCATCTTCAGTTCTAATACGCACCCAGCTTTCTTGGTCAGGAGAAAAAAAGTAAAGCACTGCCCTTGATTGTAATAGACACGCATCAACTTGCTAGTGAAATATGTATTGTAGAAGAATGTGGTTTCTTGCCAGTTGGTATGGGAATTCAAGAACCTAACTGCATGAAAAGATGAGAACCAGGCTGACACAAACAAATAAAATGTACTCAGCAAAGGCTACCAGCTATTTTTGCTTGTACAAATCTATTCTTCCCACTTGCGTCATCCACACACAGAAGTCACAGGAACACCAGACGTCTGCAGTGTGCTTCATTTTCCATTTGTTTTGTGAAACAGTTGGGAAGTGCATCTTCATGGTTGATTTCTTGGCTCGGCGCAGTCATACCAGAGCCTTCCTGACTTCATTGTTGACAATGTCAAAATACAGCAACACAATTCTAAGacatccataaagaaagaaagaacacgctGGATCTGCTTAAATGCATGAGTTACAGCATGCAGGATATGCATAATGTGTATGTCTTTTTGCTTTAAATACAAACAGCAGCAGAGAACAGAAAACAGCCATTTTGTTATACTGCTGAAGGTTGAATGCTTATAATCTAATGTTAGTTTCACACTCTTTATTAATGCAAGAGTAACTTTCACTTCAACTTCTGTTACAGGAAAATGTACCCATTAGAACCATATAAATAATTCATGAAAGGATTTCCTTTTAGCCTCATGGTATTATCAGGtggatgacttttttttttttttttttttgtgaaacttGCTCAACTTGGAAGATTTCCATAGGACTCATTTGCTATTGTGAATAATTATGCTGAAGTGTTATACCCGTGCCGCAAGGGCGAGGTTAGTGCCATTAAAAGTGTAAGACCTTAAGTTTCTTAATGCCATTATATTTCGGTCGCTGCTGCAACACATACTTTATGACATTAAAGGTCGCGATGACGATAGCTGAAGTAAAACAGTTTAGTTTGCTTTCCAATCTTAATACAATAAAAAGTTATTTAGGGAGTAAGTGTTTTAAGAAATGGTGTGAGAAACATTAATAGGCACATTTTACGTAGTTTACTTCAGGAATGTCATTGTTGCACCCAGCCGTAAACTGTTTGAAGCCGAAGCTGGCTGAATGGCCAATCCATAGTGTAGCTAAAGCattaaaattggaaaaatggcaCTCACAGCTTCAAAACTTTCAAGCAGCGATACTGAAGACTTTGAATGTGTGCTCCAGTTTGTTAAGGGGGGGGGTGTGTGCATGTGCTTCTTCTTGCCAAACATCGTCAAGAACTTCGAAGGCTTCAGTATGAGGCCAACAAAGCAAGGAATCACCGCCGTGCAATCGAACAGCTTCTCCTGGCTTTCTTTTAAGTAAATTGAATAATATATTAGTTTTTATctacatgtttgtttgtttaatatcATCAGAATGGAGCCACCATGGCTATGGCAGAGACTTTggaaacgagagtacgcattcaCTGGCCAAGTTagttgtaataattgtaagaacACACTATGCCGTTAGAAAAGAGGTCTTCTTAAAAGAAAGTGAAGAGTATATTAATTATTCTTGACTAAGAATTCGGTTAGTCTCATCAGAATGTGGAGACATTGGGAACGAGAGTACGCATTGGATGGCCAAGGGAGTTATGAGAATGCACTACGTTGCGAATGGCATTAACTTTGATGCCACTAAGCATGTCTGGTGGCACCCTGTGAATGGGATTAAAGTTTAAGACATTAGcaagttaatgtcattttctgtgcccgtgtggcatGGGTATTTGCTTTGCAGAAATTAAGAAATCTCTAGATTTTATAAACATTTGACTCAGTTTTTACATCTGCTCTCCACCATTGCTGTATCTATCAGAATTAGTGAGGCTCTGTTTCTTTCTTCACCTTCTGTGCTCTCTCCAGTCACAGTTGCACACACTTCAGGTATTCCTAAGTTCTCTGCCTCaatgcatgccaaaccactttaAGTTAtttttgagaggaagctttagctcagagcCAGCTTtgatttccctattcaaatagTACATGTGAAATGTACACATGCTTTTATTAGACAACTGCTAGACTGATTTCAATGGCCATTTACTGCAATTTAGATACAAAGCAGAATTTACTGAGTCTAACAAGCAGagttttgatttagggcctcaaATATTTTACGAAACCTGCCAAAAATCTgtaacataaagaaaaaaaaattgaagcaccaagtttacaaacCTATAACTCTACACCAAAAATCAGACTTCACAGCTCTATAATGTGCATCTGCTAAAGAATCTAAAGCAGAAAATTTTCATATATCAGTTTGAAGTTTACATCAGTTACAGTTTACATGAAGCATTACAGACTTTGCAAGTGTTTTGTGAAAGTCCGACTCACAAATTACTGGAATTTTGCAGAATGGTGTACAATACATCAAGTTTGTTGACTTTAAGTACCTTAatgggtgcagtttacagaattctgacattattatttattgtcaagttgcaGAGTCGAAAAAGTTGTTActagaatttcttttctttctccactTTTGCAATTTCCAACCACTTTTATTAAAAATGGGCCATCCAAGTAAAACATTTGCTGCCTACAGTTACTACATTATAATTTCCTTTAAAAGCCTCATAAAATTCAGTGCATGGCATGCCAGGCAAAACTGTTTCTCCacttccatgtatttagataagagcatcaGAGCCTGAGCCAACACCTTAAGGAATTCTCTGGGCAGACTTCCTTATCAGGAATTCTATTCAGAGAATTACTTACTGGCAACAAATAACGTGATGAACAAAGGGGCAAGAAAGAAACAACACCAACACAGTGTCATGTTTCTTTCTCATCCCTTGTTTATCGCACTATTCATCGTCATTATGTAATACCAACTCGCTCAGTATTCAGTACCTCAGAGAATTACTCGTGCCTAATGTGatgagtgagcagttggcagaATTGGCGGCAGGAAGCTGTCCGTGAATGTGCAACAAAGAGAGCTCAAAGAGAGCTCATCACTTGTCTTGTCTTCCATGTAGCGGGCATAGGTCTTGCCGAAGGGTTCCAAGGGAGGTACTTCGAATTTCAAGACTTTGAGAGGAAATTTGAGGCAAGTGACCTACTGCGACGTCCATTCACTATTGATGAAATCGGGAGCATACTGGTTGGCACATGCATCACTAAAGGCTCTTTTATTGTACTCTTTCTAGGAGTGTCTTTCCAAGTCTGCGGTAAAAACGAAGTTTGAGCAGCACACACAAAGAGGGGAGAAGATCACAAGTGAGCTACGAGCCATCATGGACAAAGTTTACGAGCAGGCATCATTGCTCAAGTGAGAACCTGGCTGATGGCCACTTATCACTGTGCATTGTTCACACTGCACTTTTTGTTGTGTGTCCATCAACTGCACCTCTTATTATTATACATCTATCACCTCTTGAGCACCCTGGTTTTAATCAATGATCTATATAAAAGGCAGCCATCCACATTACCCCAGTGGTAAGGCATTGTTGGCTGTGTTGCAAAAACCCTACTTTGTTGCATGGTACATAGTGGCATGGAAGTTTGTTTACACAGCAATGGCCACAATGTGCTAGTGTTGAACAAGTATTGTTTTTGAAAAAAGAGAAGATAAAAAAATGTCACCCTGGTGGTTATATAAAAAGTTATTGCATGAGAGGTCACTGTAAGAGGTACCAACGTGCTGTTGGTACATCTTGCTTACCTCTTACTACCCAAATCTACTTTTTTCTGCTGgtagaaagctttagcttgtcaGTACACATGTCTTCATTTACAGACTACTCTTCTTCTATGACAAAACGCTTTCTTGCATTTCGAGGTCACCTTGCGCAAAATTGCAAATGCCTGAACCTTGTGGCGACCTTTCCTGAAAGCATGGCTGCCTTGCAGGCAACCCTTTTTTATTCCATTGTCTTGTTTTACCAGAGTGCAGTTGCTGGGCAGAAAGATTTACTATGGTGGCACTTCAGGTCGACCTCTCATCCCTTGTCAATAAACTCGCACTCGTTCTACATGCCGCAGTGTCCTAATGGCTATGGCATTACAAGTACAAGGCCGTACGGTAAATTGCCAACCACAACatccgcatttcaatggaggcaaaGTGTGGAAAGACTTGTATACTTGAGATTGAAAGGCCAATTGCAACAAACTTTTCGACTGTGCAAGAAACTTAGTTTAAAATGTAAATATAGAGGAGCCTCCATCCAAAATGACGTTTGAAATAATTTGTGTGCACCCGCACTTGTGCATGCACGTGTGCATTCGTGTACTAATATTTTGAcattttatgcactcacacaaagcttcgctgtatatagattccaactcgttggacctgctgcattctttttttcttgccttgcTACCGCTTAATTTGCTATCTCTTGGACTATCATTatgatctttcttttttatgccaTACATGTCTTTTCAAAAAAATGTTGCTGCTGGTTCTTAGACCTGCCTATATTGCCAGATGTCAGCAATACCGTGTTTGATAATCCTTTCACCTTCTATGTTGCTGTATATACATTCCTTGATCAATAAAATTCAGCTCCTAGTCAGCGCTTGTATATGTACCTAATTCCgctaaccacacacacacaccatacaCAGGACAGAAAAGCAGACCCTTCGGCGTGAGCAATGGGAGAGGCTGCAGTtcacgcagcagcagctgcagctacTGACGGAGGAGGCGAAGCAGCGCATCGGGCAGCTAGTAGAGCAAGTGGAGCAGCAGGTGGCTGGCGCCCTGAGCGAGGAGATCCGCCGGCTGGAGCTGCTGGTTGGCGAGTTCGAGCGACCCTTCCACCCAGACCCGCTGGTGCTGGGTGTGTACAAGCGCGAGCTGCACGCCTACGTCGAGCGCGGCCTTGGATGCAACCTGCGTGCCCGCCTGTCAACTACCCTGCAGATGTCCGTCGAAAATGCCCAGAAGGAGATGACTGGTGAGCATCAACGTTTGATTGGGTTGGGTGCTTGTCCGTACCATTGTGGTGCAGAGAAAAAGTATTGATAAATAGGAAATCTTTCTTCCTATGGGAGTGGCTCTACAACCTAACTAGAGGAATGAAAACTTGGCAAATGGGATCATGTTCGTTGCCTGCATTACGTGCACACTCTTGGAGGGAGAGTAGCGTATGTAAGCAGTGCACAATATACAGGATGGCTGTATCCAACACTAGCCaagatgttaaagggacactaaaggcaaatgttatgtcaatgtggactgttaaaataccattccagaaatccCAAAAGGcatgttttgtgccaagaaagcCCTTAGGTTAacagaaaattgcatctgaagggtccacaTTCCTCAAGCGCAACTCAAGTCTAAAGCGTGCATCCGCGTGTTGGACAACatgtatatagtagctcattgtaccatattgTAATCActtgccacctacctttccctgtatctcCCACTTCACCTTGCCCtggtgaggagtagcaggctagagacccgctctccaggccgacctctcctcctttctcttcattaaaatctactccaaCTCCAAATCACCTACCATGAGTGCGGAGGTGTCACATTTTATACACCATGGTTACTACCATCAGTGAATGAAACAACGCCCGACAGCTGGCACTGTGGTTTTTTGAATAAAACACAGCAGCACAGCCATGAATTGAGTGAACTGGACACAGCCTACAGCATTCGGGAGATCACATAGACGTGGTGTTTTCTACAACATGCGTAAATTTTTCGCTTGTTGCCGATAAGTCCGCACATAAAAGCGAATGCTACAGTTTGAATCACACATTTGTTTGTCCACATATTCGCACCATGCAAATGGTGTCCGTTAAGTTCTCATTGCTGTCAGTGTTGCCATGTCAGAAGTTGCCACATGCCAAGCGCAGTGTCTTCAGACCTTTAAAATTTGTGCTGCCAAGTTCAGTGTGTGACTCTTACACCGGTGCAGTCCTTAAACTAGTGTGCTTTTACTCGCATGTATATGGTAACTGAACAAGTTCTTAATTTTTGTATAGTAAGGGCATGATTCTCAATTGAAAAGTTGTTATTGCATATTAAAACACCCAATTCACTTATTTTTAGCATGCCTTGATCCAATGTAATTACGATTGTATTTGTTCCATACTTGTAGCGTGTAAAACACAAAGGTGGCACGTGATTACATATATGATAGTGCACAGTGACACACCAGCGGTCACAAAAGTGCTCACTGCGAGGCTTGTTCAGGCTGAGAGTCATAATCATACCTTGTACCAGATTTTCAACAGCTTGGCTTATGTTAGCTGtaacaccctgcatatatttaATGCAATGTGTTGTCAGCGTCATAGAACACAAAGTATCTATTTGCGTAAGTTTCGCCTCCCGTGTGACCGAGTAGTATCTGTGAGCAGCTTGAAAACTGCTGTATGCTTGCATCCTCTGGTGCCCAAAAAGGCAATCAACATTTGACAGCTTTGTAGTTGCAGTCCTGCCACTGCACTTCTGTAGCATACAAACTTGTTCGTCTTCCATGGCATCACATGCAGCCAGTCAATTCTTCTTCCTCGACACCTTTGTCTCAATTTGC
Proteins encoded in this window:
- the Marf gene encoding transmembrane GTPase Marf; translated protein: MSGSLSRSVSLSPLDPSPPSQPVSGSPPKLTSLPKDTRQLADLTISPLKIFVSAKKRINDVFVGIQGYVEESHAFLAALNSGMEAFKAEDCSEVEKFKVKITGIRDVLSRDHMKVVFFGRTSNGKSTVINSMLQDKILPSGLGHTTNCFLQVEGSDSSEAYLLTEDSSEPKNVESVLQLANALNSESLGESALVRIFWPKDRCNLLRDDVVLVDSPGIDVSPNLDLWIDKHCLDADVFVLVANAESTLMVTEKNFFHKVSERLSKPNIFILNNRWDASASEPEIIEKVRKQHLERNLAFLVDELKVANRQQAEDRVFFVSAREVLNARLRKQQGLPQHSGIGLAEGFQGRYFEFQDFERKFEECLSKSAVKTKFEQHTQRGEKITSELRAIMDKVYEQASLLKTEKQTLRREQWERLQFTQQQLQLLTEEAKQRIGQLVEQVEQQVAGALSEEIRRLELLVGEFERPFHPDPLVLGVYKRELHAYVERGLGCNLRARLSTTLQMSVENAQKEMTGRMSSLIPSEQQPQMLNVLPRHNFEVLYRINCESLCCDFQEDLQFRFSFGLANMIKFFTQHRKVDPATGVSYSNTIPRPQLSTPQTPSNEIKVFPAAPPDYLGIVHKLAVVSPTPQTALGVLTVGGCMVRAIGWKVIAVALGTYGALYLFERLTWTNRSKERCFKRQYVQHATRKLRLIVDLTSANCSHQVQQELSSTFARLGHVVDEVVNDMDADIKKLDKEIAKMEEATTNARTLRNKAGYLMSELETFSQQYLQYDQ